In the genome of Segatella copri, one region contains:
- the carA gene encoding glutamine-hydrolyzing carbamoyl-phosphate synthase small subunit → MKKVTLVLSDGTKFHGKSFGYDAPVAGEVVFNTAMMGYPESLTDPSYAGQLMTLTFPLVGNYGVPPFTFEENGLPTFMESDKIYASAIIVNDYSEQYSHWNAVESLADWLKREKVPGITGIDTRELTKVLREHGVMMGKILFDDEPDNIPEANYEGVNFVDQVSCKEIIRYNEGAGKKVVLVDCGVKANIIRCLINRGVEVIRVPWNYDYTDMDFDGLFLANGPGDPDMCEDAVNIIRKQISQSRKPICGICMGNQLLSKAAGATIYKLKYGHRSHNQPVRMVGTNNCYITSQNHGYAVDAKTLGNDWEELFVNMNDGSNEGIRHKVNPWFSSQFHPEACSGPVDTEFMFDKFVETLK, encoded by the coding sequence ATGAAAAAAGTAACCTTAGTTTTGAGCGATGGAACCAAGTTCCATGGCAAATCTTTTGGATATGATGCTCCTGTAGCGGGCGAGGTTGTGTTCAACACAGCCATGATGGGATATCCAGAGAGTTTGACCGACCCTTCTTACGCCGGTCAGTTGATGACACTTACATTCCCTCTCGTGGGCAACTATGGTGTGCCACCATTTACTTTCGAGGAGAACGGTTTGCCAACCTTCATGGAGAGTGACAAGATTTATGCTTCTGCCATCATCGTGAATGATTACAGCGAGCAGTACAGCCACTGGAATGCAGTGGAGAGTCTTGCCGACTGGTTGAAGCGCGAAAAGGTGCCAGGAATCACAGGCATCGATACCCGTGAGTTGACTAAGGTGCTTCGTGAGCATGGTGTGATGATGGGTAAGATTCTCTTTGATGATGAACCAGACAACATCCCTGAGGCTAACTACGAGGGTGTAAACTTCGTTGACCAGGTGAGCTGCAAGGAGATTATCCGTTACAACGAGGGTGCCGGCAAGAAGGTGGTACTCGTTGACTGCGGTGTGAAGGCAAACATCATCCGTTGCCTCATCAACAGAGGCGTAGAGGTGATTCGTGTGCCTTGGAATTACGATTACACCGATATGGATTTCGACGGACTGTTCCTTGCCAATGGTCCTGGCGACCCAGACATGTGTGAGGATGCAGTAAACATTATTCGCAAGCAGATTAGCCAGAGCCGCAAGCCTATCTGCGGTATCTGTATGGGTAACCAGTTGCTTTCCAAGGCAGCCGGTGCTACTATCTACAAGTTGAAGTATGGTCACCGTTCACACAACCAGCCAGTGCGCATGGTAGGAACCAACAATTGCTACATCACCTCTCAGAACCACGGTTATGCCGTTGATGCCAAGACATTGGGCAACGACTGGGAGGAACTCTTTGTAAATATGAATGATGGCTCTAACGAGGGTATCCGCCACAAGGTGAACCCTTGGTTCTCAAGCCAGTTCCACCCAGAGGCTTGCTCAGGCCCTGTGGATACAGAGTTCATGTTTGATAAGTTTGTAGAAACACTTAAATAA
- a CDS encoding amidophosphoribosyltransferase has translation MEPLKHECGVAMIRLLKPLEYYQQKYGTWMYALNKLYLMMEKQHNRGQEGAGMACVKLGGKPGHEYMFRERAEGKNAVTEIFGKANANFKDLTPEQLADAKFAKEELPFAGELYMGHLRYSTTGKSGIQYVHPFLRRNNWKAKNLCLCGNFNMTNVDEIFEELTKQGQSPRIYSDTYIMLELMGHRLDREVERNFVAAKAMEMENTDITNYIEDHVKMSNVLKTTMKDFDGGYVVCGITGSGEMFSMRDPWGIRPAFYYKNDEIVVVASERPVLQTTFDLEAEDVQELMPGTALLVKKNGECSIERIMEQKGDSACSFERIYFSRGSDKDIYQERKQLGEQLTQPILKAVDYDVDHTVFSYIPNTAEVAYYGMLSGFKKYLNESKIEQIANLDHIPSKEELYDILGDFVRSEKIAWKDIKLRTFITEGNSRNDLASHVYDVTYGSVEPNVDNLVIIDDSIVRGTTLKESILRILDRLHPKKIVVVSSAPQIRYPDYYGIDMARLEEFCVFRAAIQLLKERKMEDLIEQTYEACKAELAKPKEEQINPVRAIYKPFTIEEINEKIVEMLRPEGMTTPIQLVFQSIEGLREAIPNHKGDWYFTGHYPTPGGTKLCNQSFVNYIENVYHK, from the coding sequence ATGGAACCATTGAAACATGAATGTGGCGTAGCAATGATCAGATTGCTCAAGCCACTGGAGTATTACCAGCAGAAGTACGGCACCTGGATGTACGCACTCAACAAGCTCTATCTGATGATGGAGAAGCAGCACAACCGTGGACAGGAGGGTGCTGGTATGGCTTGTGTTAAACTGGGCGGAAAGCCTGGACATGAGTATATGTTTCGTGAACGTGCAGAGGGCAAGAACGCCGTGACCGAGATTTTCGGTAAGGCGAATGCCAACTTCAAGGACTTGACTCCCGAGCAGCTTGCAGATGCTAAGTTTGCCAAAGAGGAACTGCCTTTCGCAGGCGAACTCTACATGGGACACCTGCGCTACAGCACCACCGGAAAGAGTGGCATACAGTATGTGCACCCATTCCTGCGCCGCAACAACTGGAAGGCGAAGAACCTCTGTCTTTGCGGCAACTTCAACATGACCAACGTAGATGAAATCTTCGAGGAACTGACCAAGCAGGGCCAGAGTCCACGCATCTACAGCGACACCTACATCATGCTTGAACTGATGGGCCATCGCCTGGACAGAGAGGTGGAGCGCAACTTCGTGGCTGCAAAGGCGATGGAGATGGAGAACACCGATATCACCAACTACATCGAGGACCACGTGAAGATGAGCAATGTGCTCAAGACCACGATGAAGGACTTCGACGGCGGTTATGTGGTCTGCGGTATTACCGGTTCGGGCGAGATGTTCTCCATGCGCGACCCTTGGGGCATCCGTCCTGCTTTCTACTACAAGAACGATGAAATCGTAGTAGTAGCCAGCGAGCGCCCTGTGCTTCAGACCACCTTCGACCTGGAGGCAGAGGATGTGCAGGAGCTGATGCCGGGCACGGCACTTCTCGTGAAGAAGAACGGCGAGTGCAGCATCGAGCGCATCATGGAGCAGAAGGGCGATTCAGCCTGCTCATTCGAGCGCATCTACTTCAGCCGTGGTTCCGACAAGGATATCTACCAGGAGCGTAAGCAGTTGGGCGAGCAGTTGACCCAGCCTATCCTGAAGGCAGTGGATTACGATGTAGATCACACCGTGTTCAGCTACATCCCGAACACAGCCGAGGTGGCTTACTATGGAATGTTGAGCGGTTTCAAGAAGTATCTCAACGAAAGCAAGATAGAACAGATTGCCAACCTCGACCATATTCCATCTAAGGAAGAATTATACGATATTCTCGGCGATTTCGTCCGTTCGGAGAAGATAGCATGGAAGGATATCAAGCTCCGTACCTTCATCACCGAGGGCAACAGCCGCAACGACCTGGCGAGCCACGTGTATGATGTAACCTACGGAAGCGTCGAGCCGAATGTGGATAATCTCGTTATCATCGACGACAGTATCGTGCGCGGTACAACCCTGAAGGAGAGCATCCTGCGCATCCTCGACCGTCTGCATCCTAAGAAGATTGTAGTCGTATCCAGTGCCCCTCAGATTCGCTATCCGGATTATTACGGCATTGATATGGCAAGACTGGAAGAGTTCTGCGTGTTCCGTGCGGCAATCCAGCTTCTGAAAGAGCGCAAGATGGAGGACCTCATCGAGCAGACCTACGAGGCATGCAAGGCAGAACTTGCCAAGCCGAAGGAGGAGCAGATTAACCCGGTGCGTGCCATCTACAAGCCATTCACCATCGAGGAAATCAACGAGAAGATAGTAGAGATGCTTCGCCCAGAAGGCATGACCACTCCTATCCAGCTCGTGTTCCAGAGCATCGAGGGGCTGCGCGAGGCAATTCCAAACCACAAGGGCGACTGGTATTTCACCGGTCATTATCCAACTCCTGGCGGCACGAAGCTCTGCAACCAGTCGTTTGTGAACTATATCGAAAACGTTTATCATAAATAA